A genomic region of Exiguobacterium oxidotolerans JCM 12280 contains the following coding sequences:
- a CDS encoding helix-turn-helix transcriptional regulator, with protein MKGRHLKLMRLLNRQELLTARELAEACGVSLRTIQRDVLELEANGYPIYSERGPAGGYRVLPNRLLPPLALREQEAITLFLMLDWVGQIPDLPFGPLRGDLAEWYLHELPPDLEAKMDRLKGRVRFARPDTPPSPLTRDVLRLLEAEVKGEITYRTTNGRRAILIDPIGLTFDRNRWYLLAETERGLRQYRVDRIDQVVQTTIPSGLMTFEEAERQGKSGEQVTVRLEVSSLGERLLEGILPLNAQRTWSVPVAELPFLGRQLFGLGENVQVLEPSSLKEDILKQARALLASYDV; from the coding sequence ATGAAAGGTCGTCATTTGAAACTGATGCGTCTGCTCAATCGGCAAGAGCTGTTGACGGCGCGGGAACTCGCGGAAGCCTGCGGCGTCTCGTTACGGACGATTCAACGGGATGTACTGGAGCTTGAAGCAAACGGCTATCCGATTTACAGCGAACGTGGACCGGCCGGCGGCTACCGGGTCTTACCAAATCGTCTGTTGCCCCCACTTGCCTTACGGGAACAGGAAGCGATCACTTTATTTTTAATGCTCGACTGGGTCGGTCAAATTCCCGATCTGCCGTTTGGTCCGTTACGGGGGGATCTTGCTGAATGGTATCTCCATGAACTGCCGCCGGATCTTGAAGCAAAGATGGACCGCCTGAAGGGACGGGTCCGTTTTGCCCGACCTGATACCCCACCATCCCCGTTGACGCGAGATGTGTTGCGATTGTTGGAAGCGGAAGTCAAAGGGGAAATCACTTACCGGACGACAAACGGACGACGGGCGATTTTGATTGATCCGATCGGTTTAACGTTTGACCGCAATCGCTGGTATCTGCTCGCCGAGACAGAACGGGGACTGCGGCAGTACCGGGTCGATCGAATCGATCAGGTCGTACAGACGACCATCCCGTCCGGATTGATGACGTTCGAGGAGGCAGAACGTCAGGGGAAGTCAGGTGAGCAGGTGACGGTCCGACTGGAAGTTTCGTCACTCGGGGAACGGTTGCTTGAAGGGATTTTACCGCTGAACGCACAACGGACGTGGTCCGTTCCGGTGGCGGAGTTACCGTTTCTCGGACGCCAGTTGTTTGGACTGGGCGAAAACGTTCAGGTCCTTGAACCGTCATCACTAAAGGAAGATATCCTGAAGCAGGCAAGAGCGTTGCTCGCGTCCTATGATGTCTGA